A stretch of [Clostridium] innocuum DNA encodes these proteins:
- a CDS encoding energy-coupling factor transporter transmembrane protein EcfT, with product MNIQYTKIHSGLCRFDPRTKIILLAITVFAATIAPSLRHVWVLVLFITLFGCTCGKIKRSLGHLIFFAIFYSLTLYVLSLETGVVYTMFVAWMGLFYKVYPCAMLAGIILSTTSVNEFLTAMNKAHVSKGIYIPLAVMLRYLPTIREDWHFIKDGMRLRDISLSFQSFIRCPGMTIECLYVPLLMTASKAADELAIASVTRGIENPHSRTCLIQIKFRIQDILLIICFLFLLVLNAVEIGGAV from the coding sequence ATGAATATACAGTACACAAAAATTCATAGTGGATTATGTAGGTTTGATCCCCGTACAAAAATCATATTACTTGCAATTACTGTATTTGCCGCAACGATAGCTCCATCGTTGCGGCATGTATGGGTATTGGTGTTATTTATCACACTATTTGGATGTACATGCGGGAAAATCAAACGTTCTTTAGGCCATCTGATTTTTTTTGCTATATTTTATTCACTAACTCTTTATGTTCTCTCTCTTGAAACGGGTGTTGTATATACGATGTTTGTTGCATGGATGGGGCTTTTCTATAAAGTGTATCCTTGTGCAATGCTCGCTGGAATTATACTGTCTACAACGAGCGTAAATGAATTTCTTACAGCGATGAATAAAGCACATGTTTCCAAAGGAATATACATTCCGTTGGCGGTTATGTTGCGATATCTTCCAACAATTCGGGAAGATTGGCACTTCATCAAAGACGGTATGCGATTAAGAGATATATCGCTTTCTTTTCAGAGCTTTATTCGTTGCCCTGGAATGACAATCGAGTGTTTGTATGTTCCGCTTTTAATGACTGCGTCTAAGGCGGCTGATGAACTTGCAATTGCATCTGTGACAAGAGGCATCGAAAATCCTCATTCACGAACATGCCTGATTCAAATCAAATTTAGAATACAGGATATTTTGTTAATAATTTGTTTCCTGTTTCTTTTGGTGCTGAACGCAGTCGAGATTGGAGGTGCGGTATGA
- a CDS encoding helix-turn-helix domain-containing protein produces the protein MKKKSMSVREMRRLLGLGKTESYWLVKKNYFDTVIIAGKMRVMIESFENWYANQLHYKKIIGEAPGKNWTSITMSIQETARLLGIAEGTLYDLMKKKPFKTVKVGMYTRIYIDSFEDWYNSQSHYKKVIKNEEVAACLKIASLN, from the coding sequence ATGAAAAAGAAAAGCATGTCCGTGCGAGAAATGCGTCGGCTTCTTGGGCTTGGTAAGACGGAATCATACTGGCTCGTGAAAAAGAACTATTTTGATACGGTCATCATCGCCGGTAAGATGCGTGTGATGATCGAGAGCTTTGAAAACTGGTACGCCAACCAGCTTCATTATAAGAAAATAATTGGTGAAGCACCGGGAAAGAATTGGACATCCATCACAATGTCAATTCAGGAAACTGCCCGCTTACTTGGGATTGCTGAAGGAACCCTATATGACTTAATGAAGAAGAAACCGTTCAAAACCGTAAAGGTTGGGATGTATACCCGTATTTACATAGATAGCTTCGAGGATTGGTACAATTCGCAATCTCACTATAAGAAAGTTATCAAAAATGAGGAGGTGGCAGCATGTTTGAAGATCGCATCGCTGAATTAA
- a CDS encoding ABC transporter ATP-binding protein produces the protein MKETGPLHKNIHFNIGVIFTVIEGFLSGCSYIMIYLVIQILLGKKTTTTDILTITGILCVIYVLRVLIYSIGYTQNQIGGAAVSKNLRLFLGDKFKRIPLFRFTHGQVGQYVNTMTCDVNGYEQILTHKVSNLTKNIALAVMVIVFICYLYLPAGGILLLSTSMLIPEMWLSFRTVKKYGTRKNKVSSETVSSIVEYIEGIQTFRAYGVAGTKNKATTEAMQLFSQVSFEYEAHGIPINFAFNIINWLMVPFIMFIGISPWMAGEIQTIDFLLLCMLPMLLAKLIGAISVDLFSYKNLVISKNNILKVIHEPEENGSTEPFTVKNYEIVFDNVDFSYIPGEAVLKETSFIIPNQKLTAIVGDSGSGKSTILNLIAKYYETTGGEIRIGGKPISHISAERVLEQISMVDQDVFLFDDTIRENIRHARPNATDEEIEAACREANCDGFIRKMEKGYDTPTGENGNFLSGGERQRISIARAILKNSPILLLDEATASLDIENELAVKQAIANLLKEKKTVVMIAHTLSIVKNADQILVVSDGKIAEAGTHDELLAKGGKYAAMWNAEHKLSA, from the coding sequence ATGAAAGAAACAGGGCCATTACATAAAAATATCCACTTTAATATAGGAGTGATATTTACGGTTATTGAAGGTTTTCTTTCTGGATGCAGTTATATAATGATTTACCTAGTCATTCAGATCCTGCTCGGCAAGAAAACAACTACAACAGACATCTTAACGATCACAGGAATTCTGTGCGTAATCTATGTTTTGCGAGTGCTTATTTACAGTATAGGTTATACACAGAACCAAATCGGCGGGGCTGCCGTTTCAAAAAATCTTCGCCTTTTCCTTGGAGATAAATTTAAGAGGATTCCTCTCTTTCGCTTCACACATGGGCAGGTGGGGCAATATGTAAATACAATGACATGCGATGTAAATGGTTATGAACAAATATTGACGCACAAGGTAAGTAACTTGACCAAAAATATTGCTCTGGCCGTTATGGTTATTGTATTTATCTGTTATTTGTATCTGCCCGCAGGAGGGATCCTTTTGCTCTCTACTTCCATGCTGATTCCTGAAATGTGGCTTTCTTTCCGAACGGTAAAAAAGTATGGAACCAGAAAAAATAAGGTTTCATCTGAAACAGTAAGCAGTATTGTGGAATATATAGAAGGTATTCAGACGTTTCGTGCATACGGCGTGGCTGGCACAAAAAATAAGGCAACCACAGAAGCAATGCAATTGTTCAGTCAGGTCAGCTTTGAATATGAAGCGCATGGTATTCCCATAAACTTTGCTTTTAACATTATTAACTGGCTTATGGTTCCCTTTATTATGTTTATTGGGATTTCTCCGTGGATGGCAGGAGAAATTCAGACGATTGATTTTCTGCTTTTATGTATGCTCCCTATGTTGCTGGCAAAGCTAATCGGGGCAATTTCAGTAGATTTGTTTAGCTACAAAAACCTTGTGATTTCAAAAAACAATATTTTAAAAGTAATCCATGAGCCAGAAGAAAACGGCAGTACAGAACCGTTCACAGTTAAGAATTATGAGATTGTTTTTGATAATGTGGACTTCTCCTATATTCCTGGCGAAGCAGTTTTGAAGGAAACTTCCTTTATAATTCCAAATCAGAAATTGACTGCAATTGTTGGTGACTCCGGTTCCGGTAAATCCACCATCCTGAACCTGATCGCCAAATACTATGAGACGACTGGCGGCGAAATCCGTATCGGCGGTAAGCCAATCAGTCATATATCCGCCGAGCGTGTGTTGGAACAAATCTCGATGGTAGATCAGGATGTATTTCTCTTTGATGATACCATTCGCGAGAACATACGTCATGCCCGCCCCAATGCTACGGACGAGGAAATTGAGGCTGCCTGCCGGGAGGCCAACTGCGACGGTTTCATCCGCAAGATGGAAAAGGGATATGATACACCAACCGGCGAGAACGGAAACTTTCTCTCTGGCGGTGAGCGTCAGCGGATTTCAATCGCTCGCGCCATCCTAAAAAATAGCCCAATTCTGCTTTTGGATGAAGCAACAGCATCTCTTGACATCGAGAACGAGCTGGCAGTAAAGCAGGCTATCGCCAATCTGCTGAAAGAGAAAAAGACTGTGGTAATGATTGCCCATACCCTTTCCATCGTCAAAAATGCAGATCAGATCCTTGTGGTATCTGATGGAAAGATTGCTGAAGCCGGTACTCACGATGAATTGCTGGCGAAAGGCGGAAAGTATGCAGCCATGTGGAACGCCGAACATAAATTATCTGCATAA
- a CDS encoding ABC transporter ATP-binding protein, with product MIQFKNVGFTYAGTTASEIGVKHIDLFVETGECVLLCGRSGCGKTTITKLINGLIPNYFPGKLNGDIQVDDLKVFETPTYQLAEKIGSVFQNPRTQFFNVDVDSEIAFGIENAAVPPEELHRRLENTLDVLHIRHLQGRNIFELSGGEKQKVAFASVYAMNPDIYLLDEPSSNLDMASIADLKKYLQILKKEGKTILIAEHRLYYLLDIADRIVYLSEGEIGAIWTSEELKILSDIERKNMGLRAVALETVYPTVSNVPIQKPVLEIQDVSLFYKKQTIISHISMQAFKGEIIGVVGCNGAGKTTFLRALCGLHKGSTGKFLWQGNAQNEKERMKRSFMVMQDVNYELFADSVEAECTFGIRNTDPALVKRALDDLGLLSVRKRHPNTLSGGQKQRVAVAVSMICGKELVVFDEPTSGLDYDSMEQVSKLIQNLAKDKVIFVVTHDYEFVCQTCSRLIRFDHHALADDLPVCIENKERIYALMEQGEKK from the coding sequence ATGATCCAATTTAAAAATGTTGGCTTTACCTATGCAGGGACAACCGCTTCCGAAATCGGAGTAAAACATATTGACCTATTTGTAGAAACAGGAGAATGCGTTTTACTTTGCGGTCGTTCTGGGTGTGGTAAAACAACAATTACAAAATTAATTAATGGACTTATCCCTAATTATTTTCCTGGCAAGTTAAATGGCGACATACAAGTTGATGACCTGAAGGTTTTTGAAACACCTACATATCAACTTGCTGAAAAAATCGGATCTGTATTTCAAAATCCGAGGACCCAGTTCTTTAATGTGGATGTGGACAGTGAGATCGCATTTGGAATAGAAAATGCGGCTGTCCCACCGGAGGAATTGCATCGTAGACTTGAAAATACTCTTGATGTCTTACATATCCGTCATTTGCAGGGACGAAATATATTTGAATTATCCGGGGGCGAAAAACAAAAAGTTGCCTTTGCGTCTGTGTATGCAATGAACCCGGATATTTATCTGTTGGATGAGCCATCTTCTAACTTGGATATGGCTTCAATAGCGGACTTAAAAAAATATCTGCAAATACTGAAGAAAGAGGGCAAAACAATTCTAATTGCTGAACACCGCCTTTATTATCTTCTTGATATAGCAGATCGCATTGTGTATTTGTCAGAAGGGGAAATCGGGGCAATTTGGACGTCAGAAGAACTTAAGATACTCTCGGATATTGAAAGAAAGAATATGGGGCTGCGCGCTGTGGCGTTAGAAACTGTGTATCCCACTGTTTCAAATGTTCCAATTCAAAAACCTGTACTGGAAATACAAGATGTATCACTGTTTTACAAAAAACAGACGATTATCAGTCACATCTCAATGCAGGCTTTTAAAGGTGAAATCATTGGCGTTGTCGGATGCAATGGAGCTGGGAAAACGACATTCCTTCGTGCTTTATGTGGGTTGCATAAAGGATCCACAGGGAAATTCTTGTGGCAAGGCAATGCACAAAATGAAAAGGAACGCATGAAGCGATCTTTTATGGTTATGCAGGATGTTAACTACGAATTGTTTGCAGATAGTGTAGAAGCTGAATGTACGTTTGGAATCAGAAACACTGATCCTGCGCTGGTGAAAAGAGCATTAGATGATTTGGGCCTTCTTTCTGTCCGTAAACGGCATCCAAACACACTTTCCGGAGGACAAAAGCAGCGGGTTGCTGTAGCCGTTAGTATGATATGCGGTAAGGAATTGGTGGTTTTTGATGAACCAACTTCGGGTCTTGATTATGACAGCATGGAGCAAGTTAGCAAATTGATTCAGAACCTTGCAAAAGATAAAGTCATATTTGTTGTCACTCACGATTATGAATTTGTCTGCCAAACATGCTCGCGTCTGATTCGCTTTGATCATCACGCTTTGGCAGATGATCTTCCCGTTTGTATAGAAAACAAGGAAAGAATTTATGCACTTATGGAACAGGGGGAGAAAAAGTGA
- a CDS encoding helix-turn-helix domain-containing protein produces MFEDRIAALNKDTEAMPSIPYEKRIYTVDEIQDILGIGRNSAYNLVKSGVFHSVRIGGNIRISKKSFDDWLDKQMDTCQV; encoded by the coding sequence ATGTTTGAGGATAGAATTGCAGCATTAAATAAGGATACAGAAGCTATGCCGAGTATTCCATATGAGAAAAGAATTTATACAGTAGATGAGATCCAGGACATTTTAGGCATCGGCAGGAATTCTGCCTATAATCTTGTGAAATCCGGCGTATTCCACAGTGTCCGTATCGGCGGCAATATCCGTATTTCAAAAAAGAGCTTTGACGATTGGCTTGATAAACAGATGGATACTTGTCAAGTGTGA
- a CDS encoding site-specific integrase, which yields MASIVKRKNRYSVVYSYTDENGVKRQKWETFATNAEAKKRKVQVEFEQETGTFITPSAKTVSDLLEEYMSIYGVNTWALSTYEARRSLIFNYITPLIGDIKLEDLTPRTMDKFYQSLLSVKAKVVNNRRPNNEYLTPHTVREIHKLLRNAFNQAVKWELMSRNPVLNATLPKEEHKERAIWTAETLFKALEVCDDDNLALALNLAFSCSLRMGELLGLTWDCIDISEDSIKNGCAYIFVNKELQRVNRNALEQLGEKGVVFKFPPALASTHTALVLKEPKTKTSIRKIFLPKTVAEMLADRREEIENYKALFGDEYLDFNLVFASSCGRPIEGQVINRALGKLIKDHDLPPVVFHSFRHSSITYKLKLNGGDMKSVQGDSGHAQVKMVADVYSHIIDEDRRLNAQRFEEQFYQSKSTPAVEEPEETTEPKETQTEQELLQKLLANPEMAALLKSLAKTI from the coding sequence ATGGCATCTATTGTTAAGAGAAAAAACCGCTATTCTGTGGTTTACAGCTATACGGATGAAAACGGTGTAAAGAGGCAAAAATGGGAAACCTTTGCCACTAATGCCGAAGCAAAAAAGCGCAAAGTGCAGGTTGAATTTGAACAGGAGACAGGTACTTTTATTACCCCTTCCGCTAAGACGGTCAGTGATCTTCTGGAAGAATACATGTCTATTTATGGTGTGAATACCTGGGCATTATCGACCTATGAAGCAAGGCGAAGCCTGATCTTCAATTATATTACTCCGCTGATTGGAGATATTAAACTGGAAGATCTGACACCGAGAACTATGGACAAATTCTATCAGAGCTTATTATCGGTCAAGGCAAAGGTGGTAAATAACCGCAGGCCGAACAATGAATATCTCACGCCTCATACGGTCAGAGAGATTCATAAGCTGCTCCGCAATGCCTTTAATCAGGCAGTAAAATGGGAACTGATGTCAAGGAATCCTGTTCTTAATGCTACCCTTCCAAAAGAAGAACATAAAGAGCGTGCAATCTGGACAGCAGAAACACTGTTCAAAGCATTGGAAGTTTGTGACGATGACAATCTGGCATTGGCACTGAATCTTGCTTTTTCCTGCTCATTGCGAATGGGTGAGCTTCTCGGACTGACCTGGGACTGTATCGACATTTCAGAGGACAGCATAAAAAATGGATGTGCCTACATCTTTGTCAACAAAGAGCTTCAGCGTGTTAATCGTAATGCGTTGGAACAGCTGGGTGAAAAAGGAGTTGTCTTTAAATTCCCGCCTGCGCTGGCAAGTACACACACAGCGCTGGTGCTGAAAGAACCGAAAACAAAAACCAGTATCCGAAAGATATTTCTTCCGAAAACAGTTGCGGAAATGCTTGCTGATCGACGTGAGGAAATTGAAAACTACAAGGCACTGTTTGGAGACGAATACTTGGACTTTAATCTCGTATTCGCTTCTTCCTGCGGCAGACCGATTGAAGGACAGGTTATCAATCGAGCTTTAGGAAAGCTGATCAAAGATCACGACTTGCCGCCTGTCGTATTTCACAGTTTCAGACATTCAAGTATCACTTATAAGCTGAAACTCAACGGTGGCGATATGAAATCCGTACAGGGGGATTCCGGCCACGCACAGGTCAAGATGGTAGCCGATGTGTATTCTCATATCATAGACGAGGACAGACGTTTAAATGCGCAACGATTTGAGGAGCAGTTCTACCAGAGCAAATCAACCCCAGCAGTTGAAGAACCGGAGGAAACAACCGAACCTAAAGAAACACAGACTGAACAGGAGCTGCTTCAGAAACTTCTTGCCAATCCAGAAATGGCAGCCCTTTTGAAATCACTGGCGAAAACCATATGA
- a CDS encoding ABC transporter ATP-binding protein, with translation MEQKQENPIKLLLSWSGKSKRYLFASVACAFASGLFVIGPYIGIYNLMDAILSENITQRLLVNNIVLISATTILRMITLACSGVLSHKGAYGALYRVRCMIVEHLAKVPLGVLDDRSTGEIKTVLNEDIEKLELCLAHNIPELVSYLTGPIVIFIYLMTVNIPLAIISLIPLPIAGIVMIHLFKGMSSIMHDSNQSLIAFNSIMIEYIRGMRLIKAYNMGSKSFKKFSDAIKEENRVWNLISRKMGPPFAIFIIILECGMVLLVPIGGMLFLRNSITSSVFLLFAYVGSLYLTELLPLQQLGTTFAQALNGVTKTKEILELPVYESDGDFPAHCDIAVKNISFSYDGKKNVLENCSLYVAEGEKIALIGVSGAGKSTVIELISRFYDVQEGQVLIGGINVKNINYEKLLQNISIVFQKTFLTRDSVLENIRMGSNATLEEVRAAAKEAQIDDFIMSLPNGYDTKVGSFGSRFSGGEKQRIAIARAILKNAPILILDEATSAADPENQLEIDRAIENLCKGKTVLIVAHRLGAVKMCDKVAIVENHTITDAGTHEEVLSRNNYYRKAWSDYNASRKIVYGGKGDEA, from the coding sequence ATGGAGCAGAAACAAGAAAACCCAATAAAACTTCTTTTGTCATGGTCGGGGAAAAGTAAACGGTATCTTTTTGCGTCCGTCGCCTGTGCTTTTGCAAGCGGCTTATTTGTAATAGGGCCGTATATTGGCATTTATAACCTTATGGATGCGATTTTATCCGAAAATATAACACAACGGTTATTGGTGAATAATATCGTATTGATTTCTGCAACAACTATCCTGCGTATGATTACTTTGGCTTGTTCAGGCGTTCTTTCTCATAAAGGAGCTTATGGTGCATTATATCGTGTACGTTGTATGATAGTGGAACATTTGGCAAAAGTTCCTTTAGGCGTACTGGATGATCGCAGCACGGGAGAAATCAAAACTGTTTTAAATGAGGATATTGAAAAACTGGAACTATGCCTTGCTCATAATATTCCAGAGTTGGTAAGTTATCTCACTGGTCCGATAGTCATTTTTATTTATTTAATGACAGTAAACATTCCATTAGCGATAATTTCTTTGATTCCCCTTCCGATTGCAGGAATTGTTATGATACATCTTTTTAAGGGTATGTCAAGTATCATGCATGATTCAAACCAATCTCTTATTGCATTTAATTCGATTATGATTGAGTACATTCGCGGAATGCGGTTAATTAAAGCCTATAATATGGGAAGTAAATCGTTCAAAAAATTCTCGGATGCAATTAAAGAGGAAAACAGAGTATGGAATTTGATTTCGCGTAAAATGGGACCTCCCTTTGCAATTTTTATTATTATTCTGGAATGTGGAATGGTTCTTTTGGTTCCTATTGGTGGAATGCTGTTTTTAAGAAATTCTATCACTTCCAGTGTGTTTTTGCTTTTCGCTTATGTTGGTTCTCTATATTTAACTGAGCTACTTCCACTTCAGCAGTTAGGAACAACCTTTGCACAGGCATTGAATGGAGTTACTAAGACAAAGGAAATACTGGAGTTGCCTGTTTATGAAAGCGATGGGGATTTTCCTGCACATTGTGATATTGCTGTTAAAAACATTTCCTTTTCATATGATGGGAAAAAGAATGTTCTGGAGAATTGCAGTTTGTATGTAGCTGAAGGAGAGAAAATAGCTCTGATCGGTGTTTCCGGTGCTGGTAAAAGCACAGTCATTGAGCTGATCTCCCGATTTTACGATGTGCAGGAAGGTCAGGTATTGATCGGCGGTATAAATGTAAAAAACATAAACTATGAAAAATTGCTTCAAAACATATCCATTGTATTTCAAAAGACGTTTTTGACCCGCGACAGTGTTTTGGAGAATATCCGTATGGGCAGTAACGCCACTCTGGAAGAAGTGAGGGCAGCCGCAAAAGAGGCACAGATTGACGATTTCATTATGTCTTTGCCAAATGGATATGATACGAAAGTAGGCAGTTTCGGCTCCCGTTTCTCTGGCGGAGAAAAACAAAGGATAGCGATTGCAAGAGCTATTTTGAAAAACGCTCCTATTCTGATATTGGACGAAGCCACAAGTGCAGCCGATCCCGAAAATCAGTTGGAAATAGATCGGGCAATTGAGAATCTTTGCAAAGGGAAAACCGTTTTGATTGTCGCACATCGTTTGGGTGCAGTTAAAATGTGTGATAAAGTGGCAATTGTCGAAAATCACACGATAACCGATGCAGGCACCCATGAAGAAGTCCTTTCCAGAAATAATTATTATAGAAAGGCATGGAGCGATTACAATGCTTCAAGAAAAATCGTCTATGGCGGGAAAGGAGATGAAGCATAA
- a CDS encoding sigma-70 family RNA polymerase sigma factor yields MAYNHGKAERKWKLWKEKEEKILRDSGVSEDIIETIRLYDRQAFNSDRRYYERVQETGTYLDTVAASTDQAEPKTVQDFLDHIENQELYHVLITVDRLTLQIVLMKIQGYSTHEIARYLKITEKAVYRRMDRLKEKIKKIF; encoded by the coding sequence ATGGCATATAACCATGGAAAAGCAGAGCGCAAATGGAAGCTCTGGAAAGAGAAAGAAGAAAAGATTTTAAGAGACAGCGGTGTTTCTGAAGATATAATTGAAACAATCCGTCTCTATGACCGTCAGGCATTTAATTCAGACAGACGCTATTATGAGCGTGTGCAGGAGACAGGTACATATCTGGATACCGTAGCAGCATCCACAGATCAGGCAGAACCGAAAACAGTACAGGACTTCCTGGATCATATTGAAAATCAGGAATTGTATCATGTACTGATTACAGTGGACAGGCTTACCCTTCAGATCGTTCTGATGAAGATCCAAGGGTATAGCACTCATGAAATAGCCAGGTATCTGAAGATTACCGAAAAGGCGGTTTACAGGCGTATGGACAGACTGAAAGAAAAAATCAAAAAAATATTTTAA
- a CDS encoding helix-turn-helix domain-containing protein, with translation MFEDRIAELNGVSKTAPNKKSYTVAEIRQILGISRPTAYKLINQNVFQSVRLNRGIRIVKSSFDAWLETRE, from the coding sequence ATGTTTGAAGATCGCATCGCTGAATTAAATGGAGTTTCAAAAACTGCTCCGAATAAGAAAAGCTATACTGTTGCAGAAATTCGGCAAATTCTTGGAATAAGCCGCCCCACTGCATATAAGCTGATAAATCAGAATGTGTTTCAGAGTGTTCGATTGAATCGTGGCATCAGAATCGTAAAAAGCAGTTTTGATGCATGGCTCGAAACAAGAGAATAA
- a CDS encoding metal-dependent transcriptional regulator yields the protein MKLHASGEDYLETILVLQKKLGMVRSVDVARHMEVSKPSVCHAVATLQNGGFLTMDEDHFLHLTDVGREVAEKIYERHCFFTEQLIEAGVDPETAEVDACRIEHVISNESFERLKEAAFRNQENKISALSKEIKDKPTE from the coding sequence ATGAAACTTCATGCGTCCGGGGAGGACTATCTGGAAACCATCCTTGTTCTCCAAAAGAAACTCGGTATGGTACGCTCCGTAGACGTGGCTCGGCACATGGAGGTGTCAAAGCCAAGTGTATGCCATGCGGTGGCGACTTTGCAGAATGGCGGCTTTCTTACAATGGATGAAGATCACTTTCTCCATTTGACCGATGTGGGCCGCGAGGTTGCCGAAAAGATTTATGAACGTCATTGCTTCTTTACGGAACAGCTTATCGAAGCAGGTGTTGATCCTGAAACTGCAGAAGTTGATGCCTGCCGGATAGAACATGTAATCAGTAATGAAAGTTTTGAACGGTTGAAAGAAGCCGCCTTTAGAAATCAGGAAAACAAGATTTCTGCCCTGTCAAAAGAGATAAAGGATAAGCCCACCGAATAA
- a CDS encoding DUF1016 domain-containing protein, whose product MILDKNYVSVFENIKEQIRMAQHKALLNANREMIYLYWNIGKIIDANSEWGNKFVDNLSKDIRREFPSSKGFSTRNLKSMVRFYREYQEVEFVQTVAAQIPWSHNLEILRVKSKEERLWYIEKTIENGWSKNILAHQIDTNLYMRQVENKKISNFQNRLEVSQSELILETMKDPYVFDFLNLQENIKEKDLETALMNNITKVLLELGKGFAFIGNQYHLEIAGEDFFIDLLFYNITIKCYVVIELKIGQFKPEYAGQLSFYLTAVDETLKIKSDKPTIGLLLCRHKNNIIAEYTLRDMEKPMGVSEYSVNDYLPQDLKDDLPSLEELINTIEIDLAESK is encoded by the coding sequence ATGATACTAGATAAAAATTATGTTAGTGTTTTTGAAAATATTAAAGAGCAAATACGGATGGCACAGCATAAAGCTTTATTGAATGCTAATAGGGAAATGATATATTTATACTGGAATATTGGGAAAATCATAGACGCTAATAGTGAATGGGGAAATAAGTTTGTTGATAATTTATCAAAAGATATAAGAAGAGAATTTCCCTCATCGAAGGGATTCTCAACAAGGAATTTAAAAAGCATGGTAAGATTCTATCGAGAATATCAGGAAGTTGAATTTGTGCAGACGGTGGCTGCACAAATTCCATGGTCACATAATTTAGAAATATTAAGAGTCAAATCAAAGGAAGAAAGGCTATGGTATATTGAAAAGACAATAGAAAATGGATGGTCTAAAAACATTTTAGCCCATCAGATTGATACAAATCTTTATATGAGACAGGTTGAGAATAAAAAAATTTCAAATTTCCAAAATAGATTGGAGGTATCACAAAGTGAATTGATTCTAGAAACTATGAAAGATCCTTATGTTTTTGACTTTTTAAATTTGCAGGAAAATATTAAAGAAAAAGATTTAGAAACTGCATTGATGAACAATATTACAAAAGTTTTACTCGAACTTGGAAAAGGATTCGCTTTCATAGGAAATCAATATCATCTTGAAATAGCAGGTGAGGATTTTTTCATAGACTTATTGTTTTATAATATTACTATAAAATGCTATGTTGTCATAGAATTGAAGATTGGACAATTCAAACCTGAATACGCAGGACAACTTAGTTTTTATTTGACCGCTGTTGATGAGACATTGAAAATAAAGTCAGATAAACCTACAATTGGCTTACTGTTATGTAGGCATAAAAACAACATCATTGCAGAATATACATTAAGAGATATGGAAAAGCCAATGGGAGTAAGCGAATACAGTGTTAATGATTATTTACCACAAGATTTAAAGGATGACTTGCCTTCCTTGGAAGAACTGATAAATACGATTGAGATTGATTTGGCTGAAAGTAAATAA
- a CDS encoding type II toxin-antitoxin system PemK/MazF family toxin produces MKRTVRRGDIYYAKLDPHIGSEQGGTRPVLILSNDTGNRFSPTVIVAAITSRVRKKTKLPTHYYLEDVDGLPENSIILFEQVRTIDKSRLKEKVTQLDKQSMEKIVLPLFISMGAEKELKAERRISHV; encoded by the coding sequence ATGAAAAGAACTGTCAGGCGTGGAGATATTTACTACGCAAAACTTGATCCGCATATCGGCTCTGAACAGGGCGGCACAAGACCTGTCCTCATTCTTTCCAATGATACAGGAAACAGGTTCAGCCCTACGGTCATTGTTGCTGCCATTACGAGCCGAGTACGAAAGAAAACGAAGCTGCCGACACATTACTATTTAGAAGATGTTGACGGGCTTCCCGAAAATTCCATTATTCTCTTTGAACAGGTGCGCACGATTGACAAAAGCCGTCTCAAAGAGAAGGTAACACAGCTTGATAAACAATCTATGGAAAAGATTGTTTTACCCCTGTTTATCAGCATGGGCGCAGAAAAAGAGCTGAAAGCAGAAAGGAGGATTTCTCATGTTTGA